TGACTCTATTTGCAGAAATTCCCAACCTTTTCATTTCCATCGTCAAATTAAACACTTTATCAATTTGTCCACTAGTGCAATATCCACTAATCAAGGTATTAAATGTCGTTGCATCAAATAATCTTCTCTTTCGTAATTCATCAACTATGTATTCTGCAGCATCTGTTGAGGCCATTTTACACAGACCATTAATGACAGAATTGTATATTGTCAAGTTGGGCTTCTCATCCATCTTTATCATCCAATCAAAAACTTGGAGCGCGTCGTTTGTGTTACCTAGTTTACAGTATCCATCAATCATAGTTCCGTATGTATAAACATCAAAAGCAAGGCCACGAGTAATCATGTTGCCCAATAGTTGCTTAGCTCCTGCCATGTTTTTCCTTTTGCATATATAATTAAGAAGTATGTTGTGAGAAAAAGAATCATGTATTAGGTTATGTTCTAAAATCTGGCTATGAAACTTAAGAGCTTCAGTCAGATTTCCATTTCTACAAAAGCCTTTGGTAAGAATTGCATATGAGTATTGATCAGGCCATATATGCTTATCAATCATGTCAGATAGTAGCATAGAAGCTTCCTCAATCCCTCCTTCACGATAAAACCAATATAAAATCGAATTATAAACAACGTTATTAGGGACCAATCCCCTTTCCACCATTACATCACAGAACCTCAGTGCCTCCTCCAGACTTCCCCACCTAGCATATCCATCTATCAAAGTAGCATATGTACGAACACTCGGCTCTTTACCAGCCTTGGCCATTTTATGAAGCATTTCTTCTGCAAGTAATAATTTCCCAGTCTTGCAAAACCCGTTGATTATGCAGTTGTACGTAACAGAATTGGGCCAAACAAAATCCCCTGATATCATGGTCATCCTTTTAAAAAGTTTCAAGGAAAGACCCAATTTGCCAATCTTGCATGCCGCGTCTATGATTATGTTAAACGAGACTATATTGGGGAAAATTCCACCCTTCATCATCCTATATAAAACTGAAATAGCTTCCACTAGTCGGCATTCCTTACACAGAGCATAGATAACCAAATTAAAAGTATTCACATTTTCCATGTAACCAAAAGAACCCATTCCTCTATACAAATTCCAAAATCTATCGATTTCATTCAATTGCAACAAGTGATTTAGGAAATTATTCCAAGCATGAATAGTAATGAAACAACCCCGACTCCTTAAACTATAGATGACATCATAAGCACCTTCAGTAGCCCCAACCTGAGTACAAGCCCTCACCAATGAATCAAAAGCCGCAATACTAGAGCAACATTTTCGATAACTCTCTATCAATACTTCCAACACCACCAATGGAGAAGTACCGTCTTGAGTAATCAAGTTTCTCAGCAGAAACAGGGCCTCATGAAATTTTCTTGACTTCACTAGCACATGAACCAAAGTGCAACAGGAATCTAATGAGTGAGGGAACAACCCTCCAACCCAGTTATAAAAATCTAAAGCCAACTGTGGCGAGTTTTGGAACTCGCAAACAACTTGGCTCACCAAAGAGCTGGTGAGCTTGGGGGATAATCGCTCCAATACACTCCATCTCTTATGCTTTAAATTAACACAAATAGCTTTGAAAACAATATCTCCAGAATCTGGGTTTAAGAAACGCTTACCAGCATGAAAAGCTCGAGCCAAAAGGTTACGACTTTTGGATGAAAAGCTCAAATTCATACCATCATCAAATAGCCAACCAAGTTTTACGGACACTGTATTCAAAAAAATACAACCTTTATAGCGAAAATGCATAATGGATGAAACTAAAAAACATAAGAATATAAAATAGGAAAAAAGTAAAAGTTCAATTTTAGCTGAGAAATTACCTTGAGAAGCTCCTTCTGCCACCAAAAAAGAGTATGCTTTTCTTCTCTTAAGAACTgccaaagaaagagaaaaaacaatTTTGTTATAGTGAACCATAACCCGAGGAAAAATTTCAGAACATTGTTATTGACTGTTGATAAGAGTATAGAATTTGTCCTTTTTATTGGGCCTTGAACAGTGAAGCCCATAACTCGAGCCTAATAAAAAAGACAGACTCTAGACTCTAACCAACGGTTAACAACAACGTTCTGAAATTATTTCTCAGGTTATAGTTCACTACaacaaaattgttttttttttctttggcatGTCTTAAGAGAAAAAAGCTCAATTTTTTTTGGAGCAAAAAGAGCTTCTCAAAATAAttccttaaataaaaaaaagtgagttTCTTCTTCTCTTAAAAACTATGTGAAGTACAAACATTTAAACAATTTAGATTCTAGTATGTCAACAAGGCATAAATGTACAAACTTGACAATCAAAGCAATAATCAATATGAACAAATATCACCAAGTAATAAATACATTATTCTTAATCAATTGCCTAAACAtgaatcattaattcaaattacatagtagctacaacatgcaatttaaaATCCAAATTAGTCATAGAGCCATATTATCGAACAGTTAACGTGCAAAGACATAAACAATACAAAATAACACTAACAAACATTCTTTCAATATCAATTCACAAAATTCAGCATCAATGACACAAATCAACAACATATTGCAGTGGTTCAGCAGAATATCAATCAATCAGtccaaacaaattgaaattcaaacTCAAGGAGCATAATAGCATGATTAATTACTTATCAAGATTGTGGGAACCGAACCGGTCATTGAACCGGTTCAATGGTTCAACCGGGATCAAACCGTGGTTAAAccgttttaattaaatatataataaatttattaaaatttaatatacatGTAAATATTATAGAAACTAAAgcaatttattataaatatttgtacATTTCAGTGTAAAAGAAACCTACATATCATAattaaatcaatttctttcttcattctcaaATTCTCTTTCACTCTCTCTGACTTTTTGCACAACAATAAACTCTACATAATTCTTATATCCAGGTTCATCATCTCAGAGCAATTCCTTTACCTCTAATCACATCCTTGGCAACAACATACACTTCTTGCTTTTGGAGGCCAAAACCCAAAAGATCATGTTCAAGAATCACAAAAAAGAATTCAGAATAACAAACTTACATGGTGATACAATTAGTATTGGGCTAGCCCAATTAGAGAGCTATACTATAAATAGGAGTATGATGTAATAATGTAGGATATGCATGATGTAATTGGAAACTCTATTTTCCCTCTTTGGCCCTAAGTCTAgggatttctcttctactctctCTTATTATCTCTAATTCTCCCTAGTTCTTGATACAAATTCGTATCAAATGGTGCTTTCATTGAACACCATACCAAACTCCCACGGTAATTCCTCGAATTTGATTTGGGATCAAATTCAAACTAGCTTAGATCACTTGAATTCAAATTATCAAGAAAGGACCAAGATGCTTGAAGATATTCAGGTAACTTGCAACAAAATTTGTGCAACCTTGCGCATTCATCAACGACTCCAGCAGCCTCCAATGTTCCAGATTCACGACAATCCAGAAGCAGATAATTCAACAACTCCTGAAGCAGAAATTTTCACAGCTCTACAATTTGGAGAACAACACACCACAGAAGCAGAAGGAGAATCCTCGGATTTTAATTTGGTAATTCAATCACAACAACAGCAACTTGAAGAATCATCACCAAGCAGAAAATTCAGTTACTCATCACACAACAATTCAGCAACAAATCTACAAGCAGAAAATCTCACAACAAACTCAGATTATGCAATACAAACAGAAATTCCAGTTCacacagaagaagaagatgaagaagacgaagaagacgCAGAAGAAGAATCAGATTTGTGTTTCCTAGTCCAACCACAGCAGCAACAAGCAAAATCAACAGAAATGGCAGTTCAAACAACAATTCAGCAATCCTCATTGTCAAGTCATAGTTACAAATATGCGGTGCCACAatttcagcaacaacaacaaaattcatgCCAAACTTCAAAAATCATGGAGGCAGAAGAAGAATAACTCGATGCAAACTCAGATTCAACAAACAATTCCACAACAAATTTGCAGAATGTATCAACAATTTTAGATCCAGATTTTCAATTCCACATCCAAACAAAACCGCATCAGAGATATCTTTTTCCAGGAACAAGTTCAACCGATTTGAACACACAAGCAACCCGAATTTCAATTCTGGAATCAGATTTCCTGATTCAGGGACCAGCTTACCTGTATGCCGGAACGCAATCTTTGGATGCCGGTGGTCGTCCGTGGCGGGGAACAAATCCGGTCGAGGACGAAGCAGCGGCATATCTGACAACAGGTAGCGGCGCCGAGGACGGCACCTCCGTGAGGGGGGAGCAGATGCTCGCGACGCCCTGGGTTGACGGAATGGCAGCAGCGACCGGCACCGGAGATCCTCGAAGGTGTGGCGGAGGGTTCCGGCGCGTTTCTCCGATCTTGGCAAGACCAGCTCCACTCCTTGCGGCGGTCTTCCCTTGGGATCTCGAAGAGGAGGCTCGAACGACGAAGAAGCAGGTGGCGGTGGCGTTTCCAGGGAATTACGATGGAGCACGAGATAGCGACGGGTTGCCGCAGCTAGCATTGGATTCTGCAACGGACGGTGCGACGGAACTGAGGGAAGGTGGAGAAGGAGCCACTGGAGCCAGACGGTGGTGCTTGGCTCGCCGACGGTGGTTCTTTTGACAGCAGCCCCGCACttagttgagagggagagagGAGAAATGAGATTGTTGGCCTTCTGTGTCTGGATTGTGATGGAAGGGAAGAGGACCCTGAATTTGAGCTGGCTTGGAGTGCTTGGGTTCAGCCCAATTTCTCCTTTTGCAAGATgggttcaaatttttatcttGCTCATTAAATGAGATAAGGGTAAATACCTAAGTATGCCTTGACAGCTTGCATGTAAGTGTAATTTCTCTTGCCAGTAACTGGGTCTGAAATCTATAGCAATCTGCTACAAGATTGTAAGTGAAAGTGGAGATGACTGCGAAGGCTATCATAGTCGCTATACCAGCTATCCACCCTAGCTGCGCCATGGCATCCGCTAGAGCCAAAACCCCAGCCCCAATCACCACAGTTATTATGTGCGTGGTAGCCGTCAAAGAATTCCCTGCGACGAAAAAGCAAGCAGATAACACATGTTATGTTCAGCTTATTGGTTTCTGGTAAAGATTGCTAGTGCAAATTAATTAAGCAACTTCAACTTATCCAAAGTACTAAAGAAGGTTCAATTACTTCATTCATCAATCACAATCCGTCATGGAGGACGAGAATATCATAGACAGTTATGCCTCTGTAAAATCAAAGCTCCACCAATAATCGTGGTGCACATATAAGTTTTCGCTAAAATTAAGAAAGTGAATTGGAGTTGGTTGCACTGGAGTTGATTTGggatgaggagagagagagagagttggttTTGGTGAGGGTTGATTTGGGTTggggtggagagagagagagggggtgtgATGGTAGCTGAGTAGAGAGTAATTTGAGGGGTTTTgggtaatttaattttatttagataattttgtcgtacaaaattaatcttttataaatataactttaattttattattttttagatatatttatcagcatttaaaatttttataaatacaaataataatttgttcataaattttattagtttgtttgtataaattttgataaataaaaatgtaaattatGTGTctcttatatataatttttataaatataagtacaaatttatattattgttgaCTAAATGCTAATCTAAAATAATAAGTGTTGGTGATATAGCATTGTTCTTTTTATAATTGTGTGCTTCTGCGCAATTCTTTGAGTTAGGAGACCATCATTCAACGAGAACTTGATTTTCCAACAAAAGAGTAGATTCTCCGacattacaaaattaaaatttaattttgtaaatCTCTGGAATCGATTTTGTAGCCAAAGAATTGattcttttatttgaattttaaaatttttcatacaATGACTAGTAAAAATCGATTTTCTTATAAAAGAATCATTCTCTAGttgacacaaaatttaaaatggatagTTTTGACAAAAAAGTTTTTTTCACTTAATCTACAATGTTCTAAGAGCAACTCTAATGAGTATATATTGAGGCCCTGTTCTGATAAAATGGGAACTGAGACCGT
The sequence above is drawn from the Arachis hypogaea cultivar Tifrunner chromosome 4, arahy.Tifrunner.gnm2.J5K5, whole genome shotgun sequence genome and encodes:
- the LOC112796499 gene encoding uncharacterized protein isoform X2; this translates as MLAAATRRYLVLHRNSLETPPPPASSSFEPPLRDPKGRPPQGVELVLPRSEKRAGTLRHTFEDLRCRSLLPFRQPRASRASAPPSRRCRPRRRYLLSDMPLLRPRPDLFPATDDHRHPKIAFRHTVSVKLGWLFDDGMNLSFSSKSRNLLARAFHAGKRFLNPDSGDIVFKAICVNLKHKRWSVLERLSPKLTSSLVSQVVCEFQNSPQLALDFYNWVGGLFPHSLDSCCTLVHVLVKSRKFHEALFLLRNLITQDGTSPLVVLEVLIESYRKCCSSIAAFDSLVRACTQVGATEGAYDVIYSLRSRGCFITIHAWNNFLNHLLQLNEIDRFWNLYRGMGSFGYMENVNTFNLVIYALCKECRLVEAISVLYRMMKGGIFPNIVSFNIIIDAACKIGKLGLSLKLFKRMTMISGDFVWPNSVTYNCIINGFCKTGKLLLAEEMLHKMAKAGKEPSVRTYATLIDGYARWGSLEEALRFCDVMVERGLVPNNVVYNSILYWFYREGGIEEASMLLSDMIDKHIWPDQYSYAILTKGFCRNGNLTEALKFHSQILEHNLIHDSFSHNILLNYICKRKNMAGAKQLLGNMITRGLAFDVYTYGTMIDGYCKLGNTNDALQVFDWMIKMDEKPNLTIYNSVINGLCKMASTDAAEYIVDELRKRRLFDATTFNTLISGYCTSGQIDKVFNLTMEMKRLGISANRVTYNTLINLLCKCGCEEEAKELMKMMIVQGICPDFVTYTILVTHFIKKCSPNEVIALHDYMILKGVVPDQKTYDIIVTPLLKEEG
- the LOC112796499 gene encoding uncharacterized protein isoform X1; the encoded protein is MLAAATRRYLVLHRNSLETPPPPASSSFEPPLRDPKGRPPQGVELVLPRSEKRAGTLRHTFEDLRCRSLLPFRQPRASRASAPPSRRCRPRRRYLLSDMPLLRPRPDLFPATDDHRHPKIAFRHTVLKRRKAYSFLVAEGASQVSVKLGWLFDDGMNLSFSSKSRNLLARAFHAGKRFLNPDSGDIVFKAICVNLKHKRWSVLERLSPKLTSSLVSQVVCEFQNSPQLALDFYNWVGGLFPHSLDSCCTLVHVLVKSRKFHEALFLLRNLITQDGTSPLVVLEVLIESYRKCCSSIAAFDSLVRACTQVGATEGAYDVIYSLRSRGCFITIHAWNNFLNHLLQLNEIDRFWNLYRGMGSFGYMENVNTFNLVIYALCKECRLVEAISVLYRMMKGGIFPNIVSFNIIIDAACKIGKLGLSLKLFKRMTMISGDFVWPNSVTYNCIINGFCKTGKLLLAEEMLHKMAKAGKEPSVRTYATLIDGYARWGSLEEALRFCDVMVERGLVPNNVVYNSILYWFYREGGIEEASMLLSDMIDKHIWPDQYSYAILTKGFCRNGNLTEALKFHSQILEHNLIHDSFSHNILLNYICKRKNMAGAKQLLGNMITRGLAFDVYTYGTMIDGYCKLGNTNDALQVFDWMIKMDEKPNLTIYNSVINGLCKMASTDAAEYIVDELRKRRLFDATTFNTLISGYCTSGQIDKVFNLTMEMKRLGISANRVTYNTLINLLCKCGCEEEAKELMKMMIVQGICPDFVTYTILVTHFIKKCSPNEVIALHDYMILKGVVPDQKTYDIIVTPLLKEEG